From Candidatus Neptunochlamydia vexilliferae:
AAGATGCCCCCACCCCCGCTGAAGCGTTCAAAGAGTTTGCTGCTTTTTGCTCCGAAGAGGTGGTTCTCATCGCCCACAATAACGATGCCTTCGATAAACCCTTTCTCGAGCATGAGTTTCGCCGCAATGAGGTAACCCTCCCCTCTTGCCCTTACATCGACTCACTCAAATTTTCCCGGAAGTACCGTCCCGACCTCCCCCGCCACTCTCTCCAACATCTGCGGGAGTACCATGGGATCTCCGCCAACAATGCTCACCGGGCCCTTGATGATGTGATCATTCTCCACCAGGTCTTTTCCCTGATGATCGATGACCTAGCTATGGAGACGATCCTCGAGCTCATGAGTGAAAAGCAGGTTCTCCGCCACATGCCCTTTGGCAAGCACCGCGGGACTCCCCTAAAGGACATGCCCCCTGGCTATGTCCGGTGGCTCCACGAAAATGGCGCCCTCGATAAGCCCGACAATGCCGAGCTTAAAGAGGCCTTCCAGTCGTTGGGGATGCTCCCAAATTAAGTTTTACCTTGCTTTTCGACCAAAAATGTCCTATTTTTGGGTTGTCAAACGACCAAAAAGGAACCAATTTACCCCTGCCAAATAGCCATGTTCAAGAGAATCATAGACTTACACCTTAGGAATTGGAAGAACGATCCTTACCGCAAACCTCTTCTCCTTAGAGGAGCAAGGCAGGTGGGGAAAA
This genomic window contains:
- a CDS encoding putative quorum-sensing-regulated virulence factor, with the protein product MSKRPIYYDTETTGVRPDKDRIIEIAAYDPVQERTFESLINPGCPIPPEASAIHNITDEMVKDAPTPAEAFKEFAAFCSEEVVLIAHNNDAFDKPFLEHEFRRNEVTLPSCPYIDSLKFSRKYRPDLPRHSLQHLREYHGISANNAHRALDDVIILHQVFSLMIDDLAMETILELMSEKQVLRHMPFGKHRGTPLKDMPPGYVRWLHENGALDKPDNAELKEAFQSLGMLPN